Below is a window of Candidatus Poribacteria bacterium DNA.
ACGCCCAATTCTTCAGAGCACAGGCGCGTTGGTATCAGTAGGAACTTTTGATTAAATGACCCTGCCACGCCATTTACCCGCAAGGAACAATTGAAAAATGCGAAACGCTAACGGACAATTGAAAACATGGGGATCAGCCGCCAAGGAAAGTTTCGTCGCTTATGCTCGAACTTTGGTTGTTATATGGCAAAGCGGTTCGCTCGCTGTCTTGGGTATGTTCCTGCTCACCTTATTGCCCGGTCTTGTGCCTGCTTGCCAGTTTTTTGTGACGGAACGCTTAGTCAATGCAATCATCGATGCGGTCGGCGAGGCAAACTGGTGGCAAATGGTTTTGCCGTGGCTCATCGGATTGGTGGGTTTACGTATTCTTAGCACGGGTGTCGATCTATTGCGAGAACCGCTGTATACGCACTTAGGTGAAAACATTGAAATCTGGATTAACGACGGTATCGCCCGGAAAGTCGATACAGCAGAATTAATCGAAATCCAAACCGCAGAATTTCAAGATTCACTGGAACGGGCACGCGCTGTCTCGGGACTCGTACTCCAGAATGTCCTCTGGTATCTCGTTGACAGCCTTCAACAACTCATCAGTGTCGTCACACTTGGCATCGTGCTGTGGCAGTATCATCCACTCTTGGCATTGCTCCCTGCATTGACGGGGGTTGCCTCTTGGTGGAGTGACACGCGTTTTTCGGCGGATCTTTACGATTTTGACGTGGAGCAGACCGCCCAACGGCGCGAACAGGATGCCTTGGAAGGAATCCTAACGGATCGCGGCACAGGCAAAGAAATTCGGTTATACCAAACCCAAAACGTATGGATAGCACACTGGCATCGCTTAGGACAATCGCTTATAGACGGTCAAATGGGCATACGACGGAAGAAATTCTCAGTCTGTCTTGCGCTTGATACCACACGCGGCTTGTTATACGCAGGATCGCTCATTCTTTTATTGTTGGAAGTCTTTCGTGGCGAGTTGACCGTCGGCACATATATTGCCGCTGCCGCCGCCTTGGTCCAATTAGACGGCATCTGGGACGCTGTCGCCTTTCAATTTCAGGCGATCGTTGAAGAAATGCGTCCACTGTTTGGGGATCTGTATCGGTTTCTTGACAGACAGTCCGATACTCGGGCCCCTGACACAACCGGTGGAAAAATAAATGAATTCGACGGAGACAGTACGGTTCAAGATATTGCAGTAGAAGACATCTCATTTTTTTATCCAAATTCGGAAAAACCGGCGTTAACTGATATAACACTCACATTCAAAAAAGGCGAACGGGTTGCAATCGTTGGACCCAATGGTGCAGGGAAGACCACACTGGCACGTGTATTATTGGGACTCTACCGACCACACTCCGGCAGCGTTCGTGTCGGAGAGATACCCTTAACCAAAGAGAATCGTCGAGCGTGGCTCACACACTGCAGTGCCGTGTTTCAGGACTTTACGCAGTACCACCTTACCGCACGTGAGAACATTACCTTCGGTGACCTCGAACATCCAGAACGCATGGAAACGGCATCTATCGCCGGTGGTGCGGCTTCAGTTGTTGACGGACTCGCAGAAGGTTACGAGACAATCCTCGGTCCCACTT
It encodes the following:
- a CDS encoding ABC transporter ATP-binding protein, with the translated sequence MRNANGQLKTWGSAAKESFVAYARTLVVIWQSGSLAVLGMFLLTLLPGLVPACQFFVTERLVNAIIDAVGEANWWQMVLPWLIGLVGLRILSTGVDLLREPLYTHLGENIEIWINDGIARKVDTAELIEIQTAEFQDSLERARAVSGLVLQNVLWYLVDSLQQLISVVTLGIVLWQYHPLLALLPALTGVASWWSDTRFSADLYDFDVEQTAQRREQDALEGILTDRGTGKEIRLYQTQNVWIAHWHRLGQSLIDGQMGIRRKKFSVCLALDTTRGLLYAGSLILLLLEVFRGELTVGTYIAAAAALVQLDGIWDAVAFQFQAIVEEMRPLFGDLYRFLDRQSDTRAPDTTGGKINEFDGDSTVQDIAVEDISFFYPNSEKPALTDITLTFKKGERVAIVGPNGAGKTTLARVLLGLYRPHSGSVRVGEIPLTKENRRAWLTHCSAVFQDFTQYHLTARENITFGDLEHPERMETASIAGGAASVVDGLAEGYETILGPTFGGRDLSGGEWQRLATARSFMRETPWLVVLDEPTAALDPLAEQAVYERFIERSVGQTSVLISHRLSSVRTCDRILVLDNGSIVEDGDHETLLAKDGLYAQFFKAQAQWYV